CGCCGAACGCCTGGCTGTTGATCCGGGCAGCGGGCACGCCACGGCCGGTCATGTAGTCACGCACGGCAGCGTTACGACGCTCGGACAGGCCGACGTTGTACTGCGTGCTGCCCGAGCGGTCGGCGTGACCGGCGAGCATGACGCGGGCGGTGCCGCAGTCACGGTAAGAGGTCACGGCCGAGTTGAGCACGGTCGCGGCTTCCGGCGTGATGTCCGAACGGTCCCAATCGAAGAACACGATGTAGGGGCCCGTGTTGCACTGCTGCACCGGCGGCGGGGGAGGCGGCGGGGGAGGCGGCGGGGGAGGCGGCGGCGGGGGCGGCGGCGGCGGGGGAGCCACTACGACGGGATCCGCACCGCCAAAGTTGAAGATGAAGCTGCCGATGATCGCGTGCGAGGCGAATTCGCCTTCGAACGAACGACCGATCTGGTCGACGTAGTCCCCGCCGTCGATGTTCAGGTACTTGTACTTGATCGAGGCATCGATGTTGTCGGTCACCGGAGCGTAAACCTGCGCGATTGCCTGCCAGGCAAAACGCGAGTCGCTGTCGTTGACGAAGCCCGGGCCGCTCGCGAATGCGCTGACGTTGTTGTAGTCGACGTTGCCGATACCGACACCGCCGCCCAGCGCGACGCCAATGCTGTCTTCGCCACCGAAGTCGAGCAGGGCATTGAACATGCCGGTCCACACCTTGATGTTGCCATCGACGGGATCGAACACGCCGGTGACAGTGTCACCCGCGATGCTGCGCTGAATCGTCACATCGCCGGAATCAAAGCTGTCGAGATCGAAATCCTGGTAGCCGCCCTCAACCTCAAGGCGAACCATACCGAGGTCGTAGCCGAGCAACGCTTCGGCCACCCAACCGTAATCGGTGTCGAATTCAACGGAATCGCCACCACCGGCATCAAATTCCGGCTGCGCGTCACCAACGCCCATGCCCAGACCGATATAGAAGGCTCCATCTTCGGCCATCGCCGGCGTCGACACCAGCGCGGAAGCTGACATCAGCCCAATCAAAAGTTTCTTCATTTGCATTCCCCTCATTCACACGGGACCAGTAAACGCCCACGCGTCTCCGCCTGATCGGAGCGCACGTCAAAGCTGAGACGCTACCTAGAGCAAAGTGTTCCCAAAGCGAAGAAGATTATAACAATATCATCTGTCCGTTGCGCTCCGGTCGGCGGAACCGGGCGCAGTCGAGTTCGAACGAAATGCGCTGCAATCCGGCCCGGCGGCAGGCCAGCCGAAAGCGGGCGCGAAGAAGGTCGGCCCATACTCCGCCTGGCTTGAATCGTGTGAAATATCCGGGGTCGTTGTCACGCCCGTTGCGGATCGAACGGACGATGCTCATGACTTTTCCGGCGCGGTCGGGGTAATGCACCGCCAGCCATTCACGAAAGAGCGGCGCCACCTCGTGCGGCAGGCGCAACGGGATCCAGCCGCAGCTCTGCACCCCCAGCGCGGCAACGCGGGCGATGATTTGCTCCAGGAATTCGTCGGTGATGGCCGGAATGACCGGGGAAATGGAGCAGTGCGTGGGAATGCCCGCTTCCGCCAGCCGGCCGAGCGCGGCAAGGCGCTTCGCGGGCGAAGGTGCGCGCGGCTCCAGCCTGCCCGAAAGCACGGGGTCGAGCGAGGTGACCGAGATCGCCACGGCCACCAGCCGCAACCGGGCCATTCGCGTCAGCAGGTCGAGATCGCGCAGCACCCGATCGGACTTGGTGGTGATCGTAACCGGATGCCGCGTCTCCAGGCACACCTCCAGCAATGCGCGCGTGATGCGGTAGCGATTTTCGATCGGCTGATAGGGATCGGTATTGGTGCCCATGGCAATCG
This is a stretch of genomic DNA from Aurantiacibacter arachoides. It encodes these proteins:
- a CDS encoding OmpA family protein, producing the protein MKKLLIGLMSASALVSTPAMAEDGAFYIGLGMGVGDAQPEFDAGGGDSVEFDTDYGWVAEALLGYDLGMVRLEVEGGYQDFDLDSFDSGDVTIQRSIAGDTVTGVFDPVDGNIKVWTGMFNALLDFGGEDSIGVALGGGVGIGNVDYNNVSAFASGPGFVNDSDSRFAWQAIAQVYAPVTDNIDASIKYKYLNIDGGDYVDQIGRSFEGEFASHAIIGSFIFNFGGADPVVVAPPPPPPPPPPPPPPPPPPPPPPVQQCNTGPYIVFFDWDRSDITPEAATVLNSAVTSYRDCGTARVMLAGHADRSGSTQYNVGLSERRNAAVRDYMTGRGVPAARINSQAFGESQPRVATADGVRELQNRRVEVTYGPGSGN
- a CDS encoding PA0069 family radical SAM protein, yielding MASQSALRGRGAQSGAVPQRFGLADRQADGDWRDAMEALDGPPVKLRTTVTEEHPKTILSFNQSPDIAFDRSVNAYRGCEHGCVYCFARPTHAFHDLSPGLDFETKLFAKPDAARLLRETLARPKYVPRPIAMGTNTDPYQPIENRYRITRALLEVCLETRHPVTITTKSDRVLRDLDLLTRMARLRLVAVAISVTSLDPVLSGRLEPRAPSPAKRLAALGRLAEAGIPTHCSISPVIPAITDEFLEQIIARVAALGVQSCGWIPLRLPHEVAPLFREWLAVHYPDRAGKVMSIVRSIRNGRDNDPGYFTRFKPGGVWADLLRARFRLACRRAGLQRISFELDCARFRRPERNGQMILL